A region of the bacterium genome:
TTCAGCCACTTACTTCTTCTCGTTCTCTGTGATTGCGGTCAAACGGGCTCATCCATATTCAAGGTGGCGTTCGACGTCCTCGGCGAACGCATTCGCTTTCCTGGGGTCCAGTGCAGCCGCCGGGGACGTCCACCTCCGGTACTCCGGCGGACAAGTCGGCTGCCACCTTAAGGGAATTGGACATCGAACTGTCAACATTCAACGCCGAACGTCGAATCAGGCAGAAAGCATTAATATTGAACAGAAGGTCGCGAAGGGCGCAAAGATGAAAATAGTTGCGCCTGCGGCGTAAATTCAACGGGTTTTAAATCCCGAAATAATCCGCCGCAGCCGTTCTGTACTGAGCTTGCCGAATGGGCTCTGCGATCTTTGCGTACTTCAGATTATTCTTCAATAACGACGGGCCATTCTTTCTCGGGCCAGCCTTCGCGTTTCTGGAACTGTACGGAGTCAACGTCGCGCATGTATTTCAGGCGCTTGTCGGAGAGATACACCGTGGTGTCGTCCGTGGCACCGTCCGCGCGAGCCCGGGCAAGCAGATCTTCAAATTCTTTAAGTTTCATGGGCTTCATGTGTCTGCGGGCCCGCTGGCCTGTTTTCCCGTGGGAGGGTTAACATGTGCGCCACGGGCGCATCCGCCTACGGCGGAGATATACATCATGTTCAGGATGGGGTCAGGGGTGCTGTTATCTTATGTCGAGCAACTGCCTGATCGCCTGAGGATCTTTTGAAGAATGGAATACCCCGTATACGGTGATCACATCCTGTGAAACATAATAATAGACACTGTAGGGAAACCGCCTTAACAAGGCCCGCCGGAATACATTGTGGACCGTTCCGTTCGAATGAGGAAATTCGCTAAGTTCACTGATTGAGGCGTAAGCCATCCGCAGAAAGTCTTCACCCAGTCCCGGGGCACGGTTCTCATACCAGGCGCGTGCCCCTACCAAATCGTCAGCGACTTCCGGAACATAAGCAACTCGCATGGCCTATCTCCGCGCATTCACAGCTTTTTTAAGCTCTTGCTCTGACAATAACGCGGATGGATCATCTGCATATTTCTGAAACCGCCGATCCAATTCCTTCTTGTGACTGTCCGGAACCTGAAGGCTGTCTGGCTGTTGTTGAATTGAATCCCAAACGTCTTCAATCCATAAAATTCTGCGTTCAACGGGCATCCTTAAGACGCTTTCTAATTCAAGCGCTGTCATACCATCCTCCATTTCCTGTGGAACAAATAGTATCACAATCCGCAGGCAGGTGTAAACTTGGACTCGTCTTCCTTCCGACCTCCCACGAGGAAAAGAGGGCTAACATGTGCGCCACGGGCGCATATCGATGTCTGAATCTCTTCCGGTTGTTTCTCATTTAGTCGTCAAGCGTCTTGAACTCATCATAAGTCTTGGTGCCTTTGGTCAGTTCCGGGGGTAACGGTGCCTCCTCATCAAGATCCAGACACCTCAGCACGCCCGCGCTCACTTCGTGATAGCGATACCCGGACTCAGGACAAACCAGATTCCCTTTTTCATCAGCCTTCTTCAGCAAGTGGCCATGCCGACTCATCCAGCCCTTCTGGCGCGCGGGATTCCCCACCATCATGGCGTAGTCAGGAATATTCTTTGTGACCACGGCCCCTGCCCCAATCAAGGCGTATCGCCCAATCTCCACGCCACACACAACGGTAGAGTTGGCCCCCAGCGTGGCACCACGCCGGATGACGGTCTTTTCATACAATGCATGACGATTCACCTGTGACCGGGGATTCGTGACATTGGTCAACACACAGCTTGGCCCAAGGAACACATCGTCTTCAATGGTCAGCCCGGTATATACCGAGACATTGTTCTGAATCTTAACATTATTTCCAATCACCGTGCCGCCATCCACATTGACGTTCTGACCGATAACACAGCGCTCTCCAATTCTGGCCCCCTTAAGGATGTGGCTGAAGTGCCAAATCCTGGTGCCTTTCCCGATTTCAGCCCCCTCATCCACAAAGGCGGACGCATGGGCGAAAAAGGAGGGCGGAACGGACAGCGGCGACCCCCTTGACGAAACCGGCTCACCGTGACGGTCCAGGCTACGTTGCGCCATGCTGAGAGTCTGGAGGACGCGCACCCCTTCTGCGCCGTCAGTTCTGGGTCGGCACCGAGTGTGACAGCAGTCAAGGAAGTGCTGGCACTCCTTGCGCAAGGGTTCCTCTTCAGGAAGCGGGATCGCCTCCCCCTTGACTTTACTTGGAACCGGAACCGAGTCCTTATCCCAAGAAAGATAGTCGCCGTAATAGAGCAACTTTTCCGGCCAGGGCTTGGTGTCATCAAATACAGCCATCCCCAATGAGCCCACCACCGTGAGCTTCTGTTCCTTAAAAGGATTCAGCCAGGAAACATGCATATGCGCACGAACTCCGCTGGCAAATGACATCGCCGTCAGCGTGGTATCGCAGATACCGGGCTGAAGATACGCGCCTCCGCTACACGCCACGGTCTCGGGCAATTGATTACCGGTCAGGGAAAGTATAACGGAAAGATCATGCGGCGCAAAACTCCACAAGGCATTCTCCTCGCGTCGGATTTTGCCTAAATTCAAGCGATTGGATGTGATATAATGCAATTTACCCATTTTGCCGGAAGCCACCATGGCCTGGATCGCCTCCACACAGGGATGGTACTGCAGCAGATGACCAACCATCAGGATACGGCCCTGCGCGGCGGCAATGCCCACGAGCTCCTGTCCTTCGGCATCAGACAAACAGAGCGGCTTTTCAACATACACATCTTTCCCGGCCAAGAGGGCGCGTCTTGCTAGCGCATAGTGAGTCTCTGCCAGGGTCGCCAAGACGATCGCCGAGATGTCGCCACGCGCCAGGACATCATCTATCGCGCCAACCACAGGGATGCCCGGCGCCAGCTCTGAGGCCGTCTTGCGGCCACGCTCCGCACCATCGCACACCAGGGACAATGCCCCCAGGGCATGGAAATTCCGGACCAGGTTCTTTCCCCAGTAACCGCACCCGATAACAGCTATTTCAGGCTTATTCATAGACACACAGCGGATCAGGAAAGATTTACCACGGAAAAACGGAGATTTAGAGAGAGAAAACAATCAATGGCGCCAACCGGAACCCTTCCAGGTGATAAATGAAGAGTTTTGACAGAATTTACAGAATTAACAGAATGCTGCTCCCCGAATCAGTTGTTTCTTTTTTCTGTGAATACGTTTCACGAATTTCGCATAGGGCAGGAACTTTTCAAGTGACCCTTATGAGCTCCATTTAAAGCCCTTGCCCTATGAGAAATTCGTGAAACATATAGAATTTGAAGAGGAATCCGAGGACGCCGATTATACTCCTCTTCATTCTGTTTATTTTGTTCATTTTGTCGAAATTCCTAACGATGTTTGACAGCAAACGGCGAAAAGTTAGCCCATGCGGAGATCACATGCACCTTACCGCCGCCACCACCTGATCCTGCTCGGCATCGGACAGGAAGGGGTGCATGGGTAGACTTATTACCTCCCGGGAGGCGCGCTCTGATTCGGGGAAATCCCGGATCTTATATCCCAATGGCGCAAAAACAGGTTGCTCATGAAGACACTTAGGGTAGTAAACAGTACAGGGAATCCCTTTGTTCTTCAAACGCGCAGCAACGCCATCCCGATCAGGAACGCGAATGGTGTACTGCGCATAAACGTGCGTATTGCCGGTCATTACCTCAGGCACCACACAGCTGCCGCGCAGTAATTCCGTATAGCGGGCCCCAATCCGAATGCGGGCATCCACTTCTGACTGAAAGTGCGGAAACTTGGCCAACAGAATCGCCGCCTGAAGCGTATCGAGTCGCCCGTTCATTCCCAGGTAAGGGTGGTGATGACGCCGCTCGCCCCCATGCGTCCGGATGGCTTTCATCTTTGCCGCCAGCGCATCATCGTCTGTAAACAGTGCGCCCCCGTCGCCATAGCAACCGAGCGGCTTGGCGGGGAAAAAACTGGTACTACCAATGAGTGATACGGCTCCGCTACGCCGTCCCCGCTGGGTAGCGCCAAAGCTCTGTGCACCATCCTCAAGCACAGCCAGATGATGCTTCGCCGCAATTGCATTGATGCGCGCGTAGTCAGGCATCTGCCCAAACAGATTTACCGGCAAAATCGCTTTGGTCCGAGGGGTCACGGCCGCCTCAAGCCGATCCACATCCATGTTGAAGGTGACCGGATCAATATCGATAAATACCGGCCTGGCACCGACCAATCCAATCACTTCGGCCGTACTGATCCAGGTAAAGGGAACGGTAATAACCTCATCACCCGGCCCCACCCCGAGCGCACGCAGCGCAATTTCAAGACTGACCGTCCCGCTGGCCACCGTAAGCGCATGCTTTACGCCCACATACTTTGCCAGCACCTCTTCCAACTCCGCGATCTCGGGCCCCATGATATAATGCCCATGGTCGAGCACCACCTGCATTCGGGCGTCAATTTCAGCCTTATAGCGCTGGTACTGTGTCTTAAGGTCGATAAATTCCATTTATCGCTTATTTTCCCGTATACGCCTTATACCACTCAACAAACTTCGGGATGCCGACACTGATCGGCGTGGTGGGGTGGTAACCGCATTTTTGCTGGATTCGTCCTATATCCGCATAGGTCTCAGGAACATCGCCCGGCTGAAGCGGCAGGAATTCCATTTGAGGGGTTACCCCCAAGGCCTGACCCAGGAGCGTGATCATGTCGAGCAGGGCTTCAGACCGGTGATTGCCGATATTGAAGATCTCATAGGGGGCCAGCTTTTCGGTAAATAACGAACCCACGACCCCCTGGATGATATCGTCAACATAGGTGAAATCCCGACGCATCTGGCCATTGTTGAAGACCTTGATGGGCTTGCCCGCCAGCATGGCTTCCGCAAACAGCCACATCGCCATATCCGGGCGCCCCCACGGGCCATAGACGGTGAAAAAACGCAGGCCGACGGTCTGCATGCCGTACAGGTGGGTATAGGTGTGGGCGTTCAATTCGTTGGCTTTTTTCGTGGCGGCATAGAGGCTGACGGGCGTATCAACCGCATCGGTCTCACTGAAGGGGAGTTTCGTATTGCCGCCATAGACGCTTGAACTTGAGGCGTATACCAAACGCGGCGTTTTGGCGTGCCGGCAGGATTCCAGAATGCTCAAAAACCCTTCGGAATTTGCCCGTTGATAGGCAAAGGGATGCGAGATTGAATATCGCACACCCGCTTGTGCCGCCAGATGACAGACTCGATCAAACTTGTGTGTTTGAAAAAGCGAGGTCATGAGCTTGTAGTCGCAAATATCCGCTTCTACGCCCGTGTAGCCTGATCGTTTTTCCAGAATCTCATGGCGGTCGCGTTTCAGCTTTACGGAATAGTAATGATTGAAATTATCAATCCCGACGACCGTGTGTCCGAGATCGAGGAGTTTATTACTCAAATGTGAGCCGATAAAGCCGGCGGCACCTGTGACGAGTATATGCATGGGGTTTCCTGAGGAGTTTCGAGTTGAAAGTTCAGAGCTGAATGTTACAGAAGGCTCCGGGTGATCCGGTGGTTTTGACAGAGCAAAACCCTCCATTGAAAAAATGCTGCGGTATCAAAAATGGAGGGCGCCGCTCTGTCGGCGCCGGTTGATCCGGCGGCTTAAGACGTGATGTCTATGCCGAAATGGCCTTTATTCTAGTCGCAATGCGTTCCGCCGCTTTGCCATCACCATAGGGATTATGAGCATGCGTCATGGCGTCATAGACGGCCTTATCGGTCAACAACTGATGCGCGGTGGTGACAATCTTCTGTCGATCCGTCCCCACCAGAATCACGGTTCCTGCGGTCACCGCTTCCGGCCGCTCGGTGGTATCGCGCATCACCAATACCGGCTTACCCAGCGACGGCGCCTCTTCCTGCACTCCGCCCGAGTCGGTGATGATCAAATAGGAACGATTCATGAGCCAGACAAAGGGCAGGTAATCCAGTGGCTCGATCAGATGCAGGTTGGGAAGCGGGGAGCGCGGAGCGGGGAACGCGGAATCAAGAGAAGCAGCACCGAGGATCCGCCTGACCGGCTCCTGGACATTAGGATTCAGATGGACGGGATAGATGATTTCAACATCGCTATGCGCCGCCGCTATCTCCTTGAGGGCATAACAGATGTTCTCAAAGCCTTCGCCAAAGTTCTCGCGCCGGTGACCGGTAACGAGGATCAATCGTTTGCCGGCGTGACTCGACCATAGTGACGTAAGTCCCGGATACTTCATCACCAGGTCCTGAGCCACTCGCTCGCCCGCATTCCCTTCTGACAACTTGGCCCGGACCATCAGCAGGGCATCAATCACCGTGTTGCCGGTAACGGTAATGGCCTCATCGGCCACACCTTCTGCCAACAGGTTTTGCCGCGACGGCTCAGTGGGCGCGAAGTGATAGCGGGTGATGACCCCGGTCAGGCGGCGATTCATCTCTTCGGGCCAGGGCGAATAGAGGTTCCCGGTCCGCAGTCCTGCCTCCACATGACCCACCGCGATCTTCTGGTAATAGGCGGCCAGACTGGCCGCCATGGTGGTAGTGGTGTCCCCATGGACCAGCACCAGGTCAGGCTTGGCCTCTGCAAGGACGGGAGCCAGCCCCTGAAGCACGCTGCAGGTGACGTCCGTCAGACTCTGACCCGGTCTCATGATGTCCAGATCATAGTCGGGAACGATCTCGAAGAGGTCCAATACCTGATCAAGCATCTGACGGTGCTGAGCCGTGACACACACGCTCACAAAAAAACGGGCCGGGTACTTCTGCAGCTCCTTGATGACGGGCGCCATCTTGATGGCTTCCGGCCGGGTGCCGAAGATGAAGAGGACTTTTTTCATAACCATGGCGCCGACAGAGCGGCGCCCTCCATTTCGGATACCGCTCCATTTTTAAAATGGAGGGTTTTGCTCCGTCAAAACCTTACTTTAGTTACAGCGTGAAATCAGGGAACGCAGGGCTTTTTCGTGGGCTTCGACCCGTTCGCAGAGCCGGAACTGGACCGCCGCGCGATCCAGATTATGCCGGGGATGACGGGTCTTGAAATAGACATTGCCCGCCAGATGATCCTGGAGAAACCTGAGCCCGAGTTCAAAGGTGATCAGCCGGATGGAATCATACAGGTAAGCACGATCATTCGGGGTCAGAAAATCCGCCGCCTGCGCGATATACCCGGTCGTAAACGCCTCACACAACACGAGGCTAAGTTCCACCTGATCCAAATCGACCGCCTCCTCCCCTGCCGGATTGCAGATGGAACGGACGGCATCCCCGTAATCCCACTGGATCAGGCCGGACCCGACGGTATCGAGATCGATGATGCTGGTCCCGCGGCCGGTAATGTTGTCCATCAGGATGTTACTGATTTTCGGATCGCCATGCATGATCTGGACCCGCAATTCCCCGTGGGCCCGTGCGGCATCCAGCACGCCACATAACGAACGTCGCGCCTCTACGAAACGACAGAGCTCTGCGGTCAGACGGTCATTTTTGATTTGTTCCTTCGCTGCCTCCATAGGCAGGGTAGCGTCATAGGCGGCCAGATAGCCAGGAGTGTGGTGAAAGCCGGGAATGGTGACTTCCAGACTCTCAGGGGCGAGGTCCATCACCAGCCGATGGAACTGGCCGAGCACCGTTCCGGCTTCCCGGGCATGGCCGATCCCCTGGGCCTGGTCATAGGCCACCGCGGAATCAATCAGGGTAATGGCACGCCAATACTCACCCGCCTCATCCAGATGAAAGGTGGCCCCGGTTTTGGCCGGAATCAGACGCGGCAACTGCCAGATGCGGTCGGCGGTGGCCCGCTCTTTTTCGAGGCGGTGATGAACATGCTCCGTCACCAGCCTTAAGTTCTTCATCAGGGCTTCAGGTTTCTTAAAGACCTTCTTATTGACATGCTGGATGATGCAGCGGGTTTCCGAGAAACTCGTGCGGTAGATCGACAGATAGGTGTCATTGATGTTACCCGACCCTACAGGAAACATGCCCACCGGCGCACCAGGCACATCGAACTGACCCGCGACCTGCTCCGTGAGCCGGTCATCGCGACGATCGAATGAAACTTGATTTTTACGAAACATAATCTTCCTCACAGTCCTTAATCTGAATTCTTCAATGGAGGGTTTTGCTCCGTCAAAACCCTTCTAACCGCTGGCGCCGACAGAGCGGCGCCCTCCATTAAAATTCACCCTTCCCGCTTCATATCTTCTGGCGGGTAGGGCTGATAATGGCCGTAATAGTGATATGAATAGGAGTTGTAGGGCGAGCCCTTCGCAAAATCGATGTCGTTGATCACCGCGGAGATCATGCGGACTCCCGCCTCACGGAAACGGTGAATGGTGTGGAAAGTGGCCCGTTTCCGGCTGGTTTCCGGGCGAGCCATGACGAGCACACAATCAGACAACCCAGCCAGCACCAGGGCGTCACTGACCAACCCCAGCGGCGAGGCATCAATGATCACCCGGTCATAATGTTCTCGAGCCCAGGTAAGCAGTTCAACCACTTTCTGGCTTCCGACCAATTCGGCGGGACTGGCGCCCTTAACGGGCCGACTGGCAACGACGGTCAGGTTCGGACACTCGGTGGCATAAGCCAGCGCAGAGGGGGTGGTGACGATCGACGAATCAGACAGATAATCCAGCAACCCCCGCCCTTCCGGCGGCATCGGGAAGATGCCTACCAGCCGGGGCCGTCGCAAATCAAAGTCGATCAGGAGCACCTTCTGCCCATTTTTCGCGCAGGCAATCGCCAGGTTACAGGAGGTAATGGTCTTGCCTTCCGCCGGAATGGAACTCGCCACCAGAATGACTTTCGACTTCTCCTTGTATTGTGCTGAATCGAGCATGGAGCGCAAGCCCGCAAAGGCCTCCGTGATCTGACTGAACCGCTGGTTCAGG
Encoded here:
- a CDS encoding type II toxin-antitoxin system RelE/ParE family toxin — its product is MRVAYVPEVADDLVGARAWYENRAPGLGEDFLRMAYASISELSEFPHSNGTVHNVFRRALLRRFPYSVYYYVSQDVITVYGVFHSSKDPQAIRQLLDIR
- a CDS encoding addiction module protein — translated: MTALELESVLRMPVERRILWIEDVWDSIQQQPDSLQVPDSHKKELDRRFQKYADDPSALLSEQELKKAVNARR
- a CDS encoding Gfo/Idh/MocA family oxidoreductase, producing the protein MNKPEIAVIGCGYWGKNLVRNFHALGALSLVCDGAERGRKTASELAPGIPVVGAIDDVLARGDISAIVLATLAETHYALARRALLAGKDVYVEKPLCLSDAEGQELVGIAAAQGRILMVGHLLQYHPCVEAIQAMVASGKMGKLHYITSNRLNLGKIRREENALWSFAPHDLSVILSLTGNQLPETVACSGGAYLQPGICDTTLTAMSFASGVRAHMHVSWLNPFKEQKLTVVGSLGMAVFDDTKPWPEKLLYYGDYLSWDKDSVPVPSKVKGEAIPLPEEEPLRKECQHFLDCCHTRCRPRTDGAEGVRVLQTLSMAQRSLDRHGEPVSSRGSPLSVPPSFFAHASAFVDEGAEIGKGTRIWHFSHILKGARIGERCVIGQNVNVDGGTVIGNNVKIQNNVSVYTGLTIEDDVFLGPSCVLTNVTNPRSQVNRHALYEKTVIRRGATLGANSTVVCGVEIGRYALIGAGAVVTKNIPDYAMMVGNPARQKGWMSRHGHLLKKADEKGNLVCPESGYRYHEVSAGVLRCLDLDEEAPLPPELTKGTKTYDEFKTLDD
- a CDS encoding DegT/DnrJ/EryC1/StrS family aminotransferase, with protein sequence MEFIDLKTQYQRYKAEIDARMQVVLDHGHYIMGPEIAELEEVLAKYVGVKHALTVASGTVSLEIALRALGVGPGDEVITVPFTWISTAEVIGLVGARPVFIDIDPVTFNMDVDRLEAAVTPRTKAILPVNLFGQMPDYARINAIAAKHHLAVLEDGAQSFGATQRGRRSGAVSLIGSTSFFPAKPLGCYGDGGALFTDDDALAAKMKAIRTHGGERRHHHPYLGMNGRLDTLQAAILLAKFPHFQSEVDARIRIGARYTELLRGSCVVPEVMTGNTHVYAQYTIRVPDRDGVAARLKNKGIPCTVYYPKCLHEQPVFAPLGYKIRDFPESERASREVISLPMHPFLSDAEQDQVVAAVRCM
- a CDS encoding NAD-dependent epimerase/dehydratase family protein, which encodes MHILVTGAAGFIGSHLSNKLLDLGHTVVGIDNFNHYYSVKLKRDRHEILEKRSGYTGVEADICDYKLMTSLFQTHKFDRVCHLAAQAGVRYSISHPFAYQRANSEGFLSILESCRHAKTPRLVYASSSSVYGGNTKLPFSETDAVDTPVSLYAATKKANELNAHTYTHLYGMQTVGLRFFTVYGPWGRPDMAMWLFAEAMLAGKPIKVFNNGQMRRDFTYVDDIIQGVVGSLFTEKLAPYEIFNIGNHRSEALLDMITLLGQALGVTPQMEFLPLQPGDVPETYADIGRIQQKCGYHPTTPISVGIPKFVEWYKAYTGK
- the wecB gene encoding UDP-N-acetylglucosamine 2-epimerase (non-hydrolyzing), coding for MKKVLFIFGTRPEAIKMAPVIKELQKYPARFFVSVCVTAQHRQMLDQVLDLFEIVPDYDLDIMRPGQSLTDVTCSVLQGLAPVLAEAKPDLVLVHGDTTTTMAASLAAYYQKIAVGHVEAGLRTGNLYSPWPEEMNRRLTGVITRYHFAPTEPSRQNLLAEGVADEAITVTGNTVIDALLMVRAKLSEGNAGERVAQDLVMKYPGLTSLWSSHAGKRLILVTGHRRENFGEGFENICYALKEIAAAHSDVEIIYPVHLNPNVQEPVRRILGAASLDSAFPAPRSPLPNLHLIEPLDYLPFVWLMNRSYLIITDSGGVQEEAPSLGKPVLVMRDTTERPEAVTAGTVILVGTDRQKIVTTAHQLLTDKAVYDAMTHAHNPYGDGKAAERIATRIKAISA
- a CDS encoding aminoglycoside phosphotransferase family protein, which gives rise to MFRKNQVSFDRRDDRLTEQVAGQFDVPGAPVGMFPVGSGNINDTYLSIYRTSFSETRCIIQHVNKKVFKKPEALMKNLRLVTEHVHHRLEKERATADRIWQLPRLIPAKTGATFHLDEAGEYWRAITLIDSAVAYDQAQGIGHAREAGTVLGQFHRLVMDLAPESLEVTIPGFHHTPGYLAAYDATLPMEAAKEQIKNDRLTAELCRFVEARRSLCGVLDAARAHGELRVQIMHGDPKISNILMDNITGRGTSIIDLDTVGSGLIQWDYGDAVRSICNPAGEEAVDLDQVELSLVLCEAFTTGYIAQAADFLTPNDRAYLYDSIRLITFELGLRFLQDHLAGNVYFKTRHPRHNLDRAAVQFRLCERVEAHEKALRSLISRCN